Within the Marinobacter qingdaonensis genome, the region CGGGCCGACCGGGAGCAGTTGGCCAACGGCGGCTTCGACGACGTTATCATCGCCACCGGCGTCAAACCCCGGACCCCGGCCATCGACGGCATCGACCACCCCAAGGTTCTGGGCTATCTGGATGTGCTGCGCCACAACAAGCCGGTGGGCAAGAACGTGGCGGTGATTGGCGCCGGTGGCATCGGCTTCGACGTCAGCGAATTTCTGACCCACGACTTCAGCCACCAGCCGGAAGGCGAGCAGATTAGTGTGTCGTCCTGGCAGGCGGAGTGGGGCGTGAACCCGGACTTCGAAGGGCCGGGCGGTCTGGCCGAGCGGCAACCGACTGCCTCGCCGCGCAAGATCTACCTGATGCAGCGGAAGCCGGGCAAGGTGGGCGCTGGCCTCGGCAAGACCTCAGGCTGGGTCCACCGCACCAGCCTCAAACACCGGGACGTGGAAATGCTGCGCGGCTGCCGCTACGACCGGATCGACGACCAGGGCCTGCACATCAGCCTGACCGACAAGGACGGTAAGGTGCAGGGCACCCGCGTACTGGCGGTGGATAACGTGGTGATCTGTGCCGGCCAGGAGCCGTTCCGGGCCCTGTTCGATGAAATGGCCGCCAGCGGCGTCAAGGCGCATTTGATTGGCGGAGCTGACGTCGCTGAGGAGTTGGATGCGAAGCGGGCAATTCGCCAGGGAACCGAAGTTGCCGCGCAGATCTGAGGTGTAAAAAAGGTCGTCGCCTGGCCCTAAAATGACCAGTTTCTGACGCTCTGCGTCAGTCTGGTCACCGGATGGATTTCAGGGCATTGGAGATGGCCTCGGCCTCCGCTTCAAGGACCTGGCTGCGCAGGCTGCTGCCCTGCTGGAGCGCCTGCGCCAGCTGTTTCTGCTTCATGTCGTAGAGCCGGCTGAGAATATCGGCTTGGCTTTGTCTGATCGGTGCGTTCATGGCTACCTCCCCACTCATAACACCCTGTCAACTTCTTTTACGAAGAGCGGCAAATTTTGGCCCTTCCTGTTATTAAGATGCATATCGCAGGCCATGTGTTACAGGGCTATCGGCCGAATCGCGAACGATAGGCACCGGGTGCCAGACCGGTGTGTTTTCGGAACAGCCGACTGAACGAACTGATGTCCTCGTAGCCGACGGCATTGATGATTTCGTCAATCGGCCGACGGGATGTCTCCAAATGATGACGGACGTGCTCCACCCGCAGCAGTTGCAGGTAGGTGTTCGGGGTATCGCCCGTGGCCGCCTTGAACCGGCGCAGCAGCGACCGCTCGCTCAACCCGGACTGCCGCGCCAGCTCCGCCAGCAGAATCGGTTTGGCGAAGTGACGGTCGAGCCAGTCCTGCAGGTTCAGCACTGTCTCATCCGAGTGGTAGCGCTTGACCTGCAGTGCGCTGTAGGGCGCCTGGCTGGTTCGCCCGGCATCGATCACAAAGGCCTTGGCCAGTTGCCGCGCCGTCTCCGCCCCGGCAAACCGCTCCACCAGGTACACTCCCAGATCCCACCAGGCCATACCACCGCCGGCACAGGCCAGGGCGCCATCCACCGTGATCAGTTTTTCCGGGTGGCAGGAAACGGCCGGGTAGCGCTGGCGAAACTGATTGCTGAACCCCCAGTGGGTGGTGGCCTCCCGGCCATCGAGCAAACCGGCTTCGGCGAGCAGGAAGGCACCGGTGCAGTTGCTGGCGATCAGCGAACCGGACGATGCCTGCTCCGACAACCACTGCACCAGGCTCCGGTTCTGTGCCAGGACATCGCCTATGGGGGCGCCAATGGTGGGCACCACGATGATATCGGCCCGGGCCAGTTCAGGGGCGCCCCAGCGGCCATCGGCCATCAGGGTCAGGCCATTGATGCAGCGACAGGGCCCGCCATCCTCGGTCAGCAGCTGGGTCCGGAACCGGGGTTCTGGCGCCTCGCCGTGGATGCGCGCCCAGGTCACCCCGGCCAGGCGGAACAGATCGACAATCCCGGTGATGGCGCTGGCCAGGGCGCCGTCGAAGCCGATGATGGAAACCGTGTGCATGGATTACTCCCGGACTAGGCTGCCGCAGCGAGTGGCGCTCCCGGGACTGTCGGCAGCAGGGATGCTGCCGTCAAGCCCACAGGGATGTGGTCAATGCGTGTCCCGGGAGCGCCACTCGCTGGGGCGGCCGGGCGGACGACCGCAGTTCCCGAGAGGTCGATACCAGGCGGCACTGTCCGGGACACGCTGTGAATACGTCCATGTACGCTTGGGTGCGGCATCCTTGCCGCACACAGTCCCGGACAGTACCGCCTGATATCGCCCATCGATCTGGGTGCTGTGGCGGTATTGGCCAAGTTTATGTCATTAATGCCGGTTTTCTAAC harbors:
- a CDS encoding GlxA family transcriptional regulator produces the protein MHTVSIIGFDGALASAITGIVDLFRLAGVTWARIHGEAPEPRFRTQLLTEDGGPCRCINGLTLMADGRWGAPELARADIIVVPTIGAPIGDVLAQNRSLVQWLSEQASSGSLIASNCTGAFLLAEAGLLDGREATTHWGFSNQFRQRYPAVSCHPEKLITVDGALACAGGGMAWWDLGVYLVERFAGAETARQLAKAFVIDAGRTSQAPYSALQVKRYHSDETVLNLQDWLDRHFAKPILLAELARQSGLSERSLLRRFKAATGDTPNTYLQLLRVEHVRHHLETSRRPIDEIINAVGYEDISSFSRLFRKHTGLAPGAYRSRFGR